In Oreochromis niloticus isolate F11D_XX linkage group LG18, O_niloticus_UMD_NMBU, whole genome shotgun sequence, one genomic interval encodes:
- the LOC106098066 gene encoding complement C1q-like protein 2 produces the protein MMKTLLTVLTVSLFYLCVAEVSQLDGQAGEANPTESPVIVSACPCAEDTAENEKNYIQLALMLKGLEAKLKDTEKQFEKKLANLRSEIQGSRVAFGASISNVGNIGPYNTEITLLYRNVYFNSGSYNPATGIFTAPVRGVYYFSFSGHNMSSRPMGLRLMKNGEQMVTVYNHPAEQRYDTGTNGMTLQLAAGDQVYMRLRPDTWIHDNNNNHSTFIGYLLFPL, from the exons ATGATGAAGACCTTACTGACTGTGTTAACCGTCTCCCTGTTCTACCTGTGTGTGGCTGAGGTAAGTCAGCTGGACGGCCAAGCAGGAGAAGCCAATCCAACTGAGAGTCCCGTCATCGTTTCAGCCTGTCCATGTGCTGAAGACACAGCAGAGAACGAGAAAAACTACATCCAACTTGCTTTAATGTTAAAAGGACTGGAGGCCAAGCTGAAGGACACTGAGAAGCAGTTTGAGAAAAAGCTGGCGAATCTGAGGTCAGAGATCCAAG GCAGTCGAGTGGCATTTGGTGCATCCATCAGCAATGTTGGAAATATTGGACCATACAATACAGAGATCACACTGCTCTACAGGAATGTCTACTTTAACTCAGGCTCTTACAACCCTGCAACAG GTATTTTCACTGCTCCGGTCAGAGGAGTTTATTACTTCAGCTTCTCTGGTCATAATATGTCATCTAGACCGATGGGGCTGCGACTGATGAAGAATGGAGAGCAGATGGTGACAGTGTACAACCATCCTGCTGAACAACGCTATGACACAGGCACCAATGGCATGACTCTGCAGCTGGCTGCAGGAGACCAGGTGTACATGAGGCTCCGTCCGGACACCTGGATTCATGATAataacaacaaccacagcaccTTCATCGGTTATTTGTTATTCCCTCTGTGA